The sequence below is a genomic window from Coffea arabica cultivar ET-39 chromosome 4c, Coffea Arabica ET-39 HiFi, whole genome shotgun sequence.
ATTCTTTATGGCGTTGTAAAGCAGACAGAGTTTGTTTCCATCCAGGAGTAGAATTACCAATGGATGCAATCCACGGACAAAAAAGTTTGTGCTGCCTGATCGGATCGAACTCCATCGAGTtgtgcagtgattcttgttctgGATTCCTTCCTGTAGAACAGCAGATAAAAAGCTTACCAATATTTTTCAGACTAAGAACTAACCTCTGAACCCTTTAGAAGTAGACCAGATAAAATATCAGTAACTACTTTTTTTACATCAACTGCTAGACAGTCAAAATAACATGAAAGTAGGAAATGGGTAAGAACCTTTACAGTGTATTATATATGTTAACATACCAGGACACATATCATGCTTCACATATAGTATGATGTTATATGCATCTGGGAAAACACCATTCAACATCATAAAATGTTCAAGCTTGATATGACAATTTCTCTTAATTAATGGGTACAGAagcaaaaatcataaaaagacCAGAAAAGAAGACAcactatttttttctttgtcaAGGTAAAAGTTCAAACATGAGACACTGCAAAAAACGAAGATAGCTCTTTTACCCAAACTAGTGTGAGGAACATTGCTGTCTCCAGCCTGCCCTCCAGACTCCACAGCATTGTTACTTTCCTTATCACCTGGCAAGTTGTCATTTTTGCATGTGGCAGTCTCAACGACCATCCCAACATTATTTTTGACATTACAGCCGGAAAATTCCCCAATTTGTGACCTGTTACAGTCCTCAACTACAGAATCAACTGTCTCGGCACTACCCACATTTTTTACTAGCATGTCAGCACTACCCAAACCTCCTCCTACAACCTCCATGTTTTCAAGTTGTTTTTCATTATTGGAAACTGGTTCACCAACTTGATCATTTGCCTGTTGCGATGTATTCCCTTCCACCAATGCCATTTCTTGGTCTTTACCGACCATATAGTTGGTGGAAAATCGAGCTCTCAAATTCCGTCCAATCAGAGGCAAAGATATAGTTGCTCTATAATTTTGCTTTGCAGGTGGAGGACCACCAGCAATTGTCAAATTCAAAGTACATGTCTTCTCATTTGAAGATGTAGAAGCCGCAAAATCATTACGACCCTCATTGCTGGAAAAGGAGGTCCCAGGAGCACTATTCTTGGATTGGGGAGTATCATTTTGACCATCAACTTCAGTATATCCAACCAACCTCAGAAACTCTATAGGTTGTGGAACTGAAGAAAAAGCCCACAAACCAATACTAGCACCACAAAGCCTGCACTCAAAGACAACGGAATTGGGTTCATAGAGAACTCTCTCAGAAGCCTGAGAATCATTATCAGCCTCCAAAACCCCTTTAGCAGAGGAACGGATGACACTCAGATTAAGCTTATCAGAGGCTAGATGAGGTTGATTTGCCAAATTTACATTGTTGCTAGAATCTTCTTTTCCAACCTTGCAATCAACAGTATAAGGTAATGAATGAAATTCCCAGCCAAAGAGACTGATTAGCTTTTGTGCCTGCAAAATACAATGTTCATGTTAATAAACATGATAAGATAGAAAATTCTAGAAGGTTAACCAACTAACATAATGTTAGTACCAATACAAATCATGGACCCGTTCAGTTCAAACCAAAAGCAAAAATCACACTGCTAACAAATACAAGAATCCGGGAATAGCACTATTATTAGCTGGTCAAGAAAGTGAAATTGAAACAAGCTCATGACAGATGACTCCAAAGGATCTGTCTGACTCTGTTTGTGTATGCATAAACACACATTAAATGGATAGCTTCTTAGCATTCCATCAAATATACAATTTAAACGAGCTTTGAGCTTCAAGATTGTAGatcataacaaaaaataaatgtaaCGGGCAGAAATTGATGAAGCAGCTAACA
It includes:
- the LOC113740143 gene encoding uncharacterized protein, whose amino-acid sequence is MAAQKRIEAILERLFPESPTTATTKSKPNNSDNNHHNNNGSSASTTTSSADGVRWLKGKKRPNVSSALGILGPKSRLNPTEEMQVSSGSSGSVQAPSCRPWDRDDLFRRLSTFKSMTWFAKPQTISAVNCARRGWINVDMDTLACESCGARLLFSTPSSWTQQQVEKAALVFSLKLDTGHKLLCPWVDNICDEKLAEFPPKPTTVLVDDYKKRCSALLQLSALPIISPSAIDYIRSPQLEQFFGGPSGAEKNKSADASRSLINNPPSASSASYYQAQKLISLFGWEFHSLPYTVDCKVGKEDSSNNVNLANQPHLASDKLNLSVIRSSAKGVLEADNDSQASERVLYEPNSVVFECRLCGASIGLWAFSSVPQPIEFLRLVGYTEVDGQNDTPQSKNSAPGTSFSSNEGRNDFAASTSSNEKTCTLNLTIAGGPPPAKQNYRATISLPLIGRNLRARFSTNYMVGKDQEMALVEGNTSQQANDQVGEPVSNNEKQLENMEVVGGGLGSADMLVKNVGSAETVDSVVEDCNRSQIGEFSGCNVKNNVGMVVETATCKNDNLPGDKESNNAVESGGQAGDSNVPHTSLGRNPEQESLHNSMEFDPIRQHKLFCPWIASIGNSTPGWKQTLSALQRHKEFSESFAENPPSSLIEVDDPIASIRKLFSSPPVKRTKHTHAS